One window of Mesorhizobium loti R88b genomic DNA carries:
- a CDS encoding helix-turn-helix transcriptional regulator — MQKTTMPIPTMAPPSAIEIARRAARSGNADIGTPSGFAEHGGVPLVPVPGGRDVVVPVKGVEIKAFSPDVRVTLPRMLESDAKEQATTPIRTKGAEAELTTIGSPADLGRLVRKVREGRGLSQQEFADLAGVGRRFLSELENGKPTLELGKVLKVANAAGIALLARER, encoded by the coding sequence ATGCAGAAAACCACCATGCCCATACCGACGATGGCGCCGCCGAGCGCGATAGAAATCGCGCGCCGCGCCGCGCGATCCGGAAACGCCGATATCGGCACGCCGAGTGGCTTTGCCGAACATGGCGGCGTGCCGCTGGTGCCGGTTCCAGGCGGGCGAGATGTTGTCGTCCCTGTGAAAGGGGTGGAGATCAAGGCCTTTTCGCCGGATGTTCGGGTAACGCTGCCGCGCATGCTCGAATCCGATGCAAAGGAGCAGGCAACGACGCCAATCAGAACCAAGGGGGCCGAGGCCGAACTCACCACCATCGGATCGCCGGCCGATCTCGGCCGGCTGGTGCGCAAGGTGCGTGAGGGGCGGGGGCTTTCGCAACAGGAATTCGCCGATCTCGCCGGCGTCGGCAGGCGTTTCCTGTCCGAGCTTGAGAACGGCAAGCCGACGCTGGAATTGGGCAAGGTGCTGAAGGTCGCCAATGCCGCCGGCATCGCGCTTCTCGCCAGGGAACGTTGA
- a CDS encoding SDR family NAD(P)-dependent oxidoreductase, protein MSKVWLITGSARGLGRDITEAALAAGNSVVATARDTGRLADLEVRYPGQLRGFALDVTDPAAAQASVDFAIKTFGRLDVLVNNAGFGHISPFEQTEAADFRAQIDTNFYGVVNLARAAIPAMRSQRSGHIINISSVGGRVGTAGLSAYQAAKWAVGGFTEVLALELAPFGVKVISVEPGGMRTDWGATALANAPALLPDYEPTVGAVLGMLKAYVGNAIGDPRKVADVVVDLATRDTLPAHLILGSDALHVFGQAEAARQQAAKEWVPVSTSIDIEGVDLSFLSQEAQS, encoded by the coding sequence ATGTCGAAAGTCTGGTTGATTACCGGCAGCGCCCGCGGACTCGGGCGCGATATCACTGAAGCGGCTCTTGCCGCCGGCAACAGCGTCGTGGCGACGGCCCGCGATACCGGTCGCCTGGCCGATCTCGAAGTCCGCTACCCTGGGCAGCTGCGCGGCTTTGCGCTTGATGTCACCGACCCCGCCGCCGCGCAGGCCTCCGTCGACTTCGCGATCAAGACGTTCGGCCGCCTCGATGTGCTCGTCAACAATGCCGGCTTCGGCCATATCAGCCCCTTCGAGCAGACCGAAGCGGCGGATTTCCGGGCGCAGATCGACACCAATTTCTACGGCGTCGTCAACCTCGCCCGCGCCGCTATTCCCGCCATGCGTTCCCAGCGCTCGGGCCATATTATCAACATCTCCTCGGTCGGCGGGCGCGTCGGCACGGCGGGGCTGAGCGCCTACCAGGCGGCAAAATGGGCGGTGGGCGGCTTCACCGAGGTCCTGGCGCTGGAACTCGCCCCCTTCGGCGTCAAGGTCATCTCGGTCGAACCCGGCGGCATGCGCACCGACTGGGGAGCCACCGCCCTGGCCAACGCGCCGGCCTTGCTGCCCGATTATGAGCCAACCGTCGGCGCGGTGCTCGGCATGCTCAAGGCCTATGTCGGCAATGCCATCGGCGACCCGCGCAAGGTTGCCGATGTCGTCGTCGATCTCGCCACGCGTGATACCTTGCCCGCCCACCTGATACTCGGCAGCGACGCCTTACATGTTTTTGGCCAGGCGGAAGCAGCACGCCAGCAAGCGGCGAAGGAATGGGTGCCGGTCAGCACCTCCATCGACATCGAGGGTGTCGACCTGTCGTTCCTTTCCCAGGAGGCGCAATCATGA
- a CDS encoding SDR family oxidoreductase codes for MAVPSRRCTGVIETIPLSRLGTPEDLGKAPLFLASDESAYITGIELDVDGGAAQF; via the coding sequence TTGGCAGTTCCCAGCCGCCGGTGCACCGGCGTCATCGAGACGATCCCGCTCAGCCGCCTTGGTACCCCAGAGGACCTTGGCAAGGCGCCTCTCTTCCTGGCATCCGACGAAAGCGCCTACATTACCGGCATCGAACTGGACGTCGACGGGGGCGCGGCGCAGTTCTGA
- a CDS encoding C39 family peptidase produces MNPLPETVPFFSQWETPDMTLAVLADGADVALRCDPLWRGSGAETLDEYAVWAANVCGMACLKMILATRGEIVPTIELARRCTGYGGYVVNEGSIKGLIYAPFVTFVKAEFGLEAQVMTDVATADIPAILERSRFFIASVSSAIRWPERAPPSKGGHLVLVTAASDEGLRFHNPSGHNSATQANAVLAPADFDRFFANRGIAVTV; encoded by the coding sequence ATGAACCCGTTGCCTGAAACCGTGCCGTTTTTCAGCCAGTGGGAGACGCCCGACATGACGCTGGCTGTGCTCGCCGACGGCGCCGATGTCGCGCTCCGATGCGATCCGCTGTGGCGAGGGTCGGGCGCGGAAACGCTCGACGAATACGCGGTCTGGGCCGCCAACGTCTGCGGCATGGCGTGCCTGAAAATGATCCTCGCCACACGTGGCGAGATCGTGCCGACGATCGAACTGGCCAGGCGCTGCACTGGCTATGGCGGCTATGTCGTCAATGAAGGTTCGATCAAGGGCCTGATCTACGCGCCCTTCGTCACCTTCGTGAAGGCGGAATTCGGCCTGGAGGCGCAGGTGATGACTGATGTCGCGACAGCGGACATTCCGGCGATCCTGGAGCGGTCCCGGTTCTTCATCGCTTCGGTCAGCAGCGCGATCCGCTGGCCCGAGCGCGCGCCGCCGTCCAAGGGCGGCCATCTGGTGCTGGTGACGGCGGCGTCGGATGAGGGTTTGCGCTTCCACAATCCCTCCGGCCACAACAGCGCCACACAGGCCAACGCAGTGTTGGCGCCAGCCGATTTCGATCGTTTCTTTGCCAATCGCGGTATTGCCGTCACCGTTTGA
- a CDS encoding NAD(P)H-binding protein, whose product MKHLVIGATGNIGSRVTRRFIDSRARPSVFVRSAKRARALFGDHVDIHTGDLEKPGPSLTAALAGVDGIFLLTDGSDLEKRDRAISFAARHAGVGHVVKLSTLDVRTGIGTGPWHARGEDAIRGSGVAFTFIQAAGFMSNALGWSESIRREGVLRSSTGGGKIAFIHPDDIAAVATAALTSRDYDGQALVITGPRALSYGEMAATIGRAIGKPVGFEEISDRQAYTSAVEWAGRGPYVDALVDIWRAVREGRLDTVTDGVKRVTGREPIPFAQWAAENAASFQ is encoded by the coding sequence GTGAAACATCTCGTCATCGGCGCGACGGGAAACATCGGCTCGCGGGTAACCCGGCGCTTCATTGACTCCAGAGCACGCCCATCGGTCTTCGTGCGCAGCGCGAAGAGGGCCAGAGCGCTTTTCGGCGACCATGTCGATATCCATACCGGAGACCTCGAAAAGCCAGGCCCCTCCCTGACTGCCGCGCTGGCCGGGGTCGATGGCATATTCCTCCTGACTGATGGATCGGACCTCGAGAAACGGGATCGCGCAATCTCCTTCGCTGCCCGCCACGCAGGCGTCGGCCACGTGGTCAAGCTCTCTACGTTGGACGTGCGAACCGGGATCGGCACGGGTCCGTGGCATGCACGCGGCGAGGATGCTATTCGGGGAAGCGGGGTGGCGTTCACGTTCATTCAGGCAGCCGGGTTCATGTCCAATGCGCTCGGTTGGTCGGAGTCCATCCGCCGCGAGGGTGTGCTGCGCTCTTCCACGGGTGGAGGCAAGATCGCGTTCATCCATCCAGACGACATCGCTGCCGTCGCCACGGCCGCACTGACCTCGCGCGACTACGACGGCCAGGCACTGGTGATCACCGGCCCCAGGGCGCTGTCGTATGGGGAGATGGCGGCCACGATAGGCAGAGCCATCGGCAAGCCCGTCGGCTTCGAGGAAATATCCGACCGGCAGGCCTACACCAGCGCCGTCGAATGGGCCGGGAGAGGTCCCTACGTCGATGCCCTTGTGGACATCTGGCGCGCGGTGCGCGAGGGCCGACTTGACACCGTCACGGACGGGGTAAAACGAGTAACCGGGCGGGAACCAATCCCGTTTGCTCAGTGGGCCGCCGAGAACGCCGCGTCGTTTCAGTAG
- a CDS encoding HipA domain-containing protein, protein MDALSLDVRLDGFVEPIGVLARDSNGAVAYAYRSDYVTSPDAVALSLSLPLTDEPYGDVAARPFFDNLLQERDAALADIMAREGLARDDIAGLLFHLGKDCAGALSVLPAGAPSVKLPGDYGRDYIPVGGERMEQIVDALHRRRRLPDGTADPSPLAGVQSKIALTMLPDGSFGEPRPGSGAPTTHILKVPDQGHLHDARDEAEALSLSRALGFETTDAVVVPFDAVGALLITRFDRARTRDGRIVRIHQEDFAQALGFPAALKYERRGTPGRRFDAPAIRRVLEATADPSDAKEIFVRATLFDLMIGNTDGHAKNFALYHEARGRIRMAPRYDLLPTRLDANLTDELAYRIGSADRLEAISADDFSAFLQALGIDSAAARKRMRAGYTADIGGSLAQQLAGLDKRNMKRFADLIASNIATLTAAFGVGTPAAVGQRDAFLDRAGGWLMS, encoded by the coding sequence ATGGACGCGCTGTCGCTCGATGTCCGGCTCGACGGGTTCGTCGAGCCGATCGGCGTCCTGGCGCGGGACAGCAATGGCGCGGTCGCCTATGCCTACCGGTCGGACTATGTCACCAGTCCCGATGCAGTCGCCTTGTCACTGTCGCTGCCGTTGACCGACGAGCCCTATGGCGACGTTGCGGCCCGGCCGTTCTTCGACAATCTGCTGCAGGAGCGTGACGCGGCACTGGCCGACATCATGGCCCGCGAGGGTCTCGCCCGCGACGACATTGCCGGTCTGTTGTTCCATCTCGGCAAGGACTGCGCCGGCGCCCTGTCTGTGCTGCCTGCGGGTGCGCCTTCAGTCAAGCTGCCCGGTGATTATGGCCGTGACTACATACCGGTCGGAGGGGAGCGGATGGAGCAGATCGTCGATGCGCTGCATCGCCGTCGTCGCCTGCCGGATGGCACTGCCGATCCGTCTCCGCTGGCCGGGGTGCAAAGCAAGATCGCGCTGACCATGCTGCCCGACGGCTCCTTTGGCGAACCACGACCAGGTTCGGGCGCGCCGACCACGCACATATTGAAGGTTCCCGATCAGGGGCATCTGCACGATGCCCGCGATGAGGCCGAGGCGCTCTCGCTGTCGCGAGCGCTTGGCTTCGAGACGACTGACGCCGTGGTCGTGCCGTTCGACGCGGTCGGAGCTCTTCTGATCACCCGCTTCGACCGCGCGCGTACCCGCGACGGCCGGATCGTGCGTATCCATCAGGAGGACTTCGCCCAGGCACTCGGCTTCCCGGCGGCGCTGAAATACGAACGGCGTGGTACGCCCGGCCGGCGCTTCGACGCGCCGGCCATTCGCCGTGTGCTGGAGGCGACAGCGGATCCGTCGGATGCCAAGGAGATATTCGTCAGAGCCACCCTGTTCGACCTGATGATCGGCAATACCGATGGCCACGCCAAGAATTTCGCGCTGTATCACGAGGCACGAGGGCGCATCCGAATGGCACCACGCTATGACCTCCTGCCGACGCGACTCGACGCCAACCTGACCGATGAGCTTGCCTACAGGATCGGTTCGGCGGACCGACTGGAAGCAATTTCCGCCGACGACTTTTCAGCCTTCCTGCAGGCGCTCGGCATCGATAGTGCCGCCGCGCGCAAGCGTATGCGGGCGGGCTATACGGCCGATATAGGAGGGTCGTTGGCGCAGCAGCTCGCCGGCCTCGACAAGCGAAACATGAAGCGCTTCGCCGATCTCATCGCATCGAACATCGCGACGCTGACCGCGGCGTTTGGGGTTGGCACACCGGCGGCGGTCGGGCAGCGCGACGCGTTTCTCGACCGGGCCGGGGGCTGGCTGATGAGCTGA
- a CDS encoding SGNH/GDSL hydrolase family protein — protein MSDEQVRWLLKVIQPERSLASLPGGASLGPKVHAGLLGLPVEIYATELGRMQQEASEAAGALLADEAVASMVDRLPLRKGAKVVAFGDSLTSDPQSWAVILREVLAKRRGTDGISLTISAVAGETTTHGLVRVAGMINSRPDWILFLVGTNDARTQGPRPTKTLVHHEETARNIAELRQRVSGETTANCVWITPPAVNEAQVAAHPGLARFGVWFRNEDLERVAKIVRESDGAVVDAHSTLGSPPHFDLLVGDGLHFTLAGQKRMALEVIRGWSRLK, from the coding sequence ATGTCGGACGAGCAAGTGCGCTGGCTTTTGAAGGTCATCCAGCCCGAGCGGAGCTTGGCCTCTCTGCCTGGAGGCGCCAGCCTTGGCCCGAAAGTCCATGCCGGGCTCCTCGGTCTCCCGGTTGAGATCTACGCGACCGAACTTGGCCGCATGCAACAGGAGGCCTCGGAAGCGGCCGGCGCATTGCTTGCCGACGAGGCCGTGGCATCGATGGTCGATCGCCTTCCCCTGCGCAAAGGGGCCAAGGTCGTGGCGTTCGGCGACAGCTTGACGTCCGATCCCCAATCCTGGGCGGTAATCCTGAGGGAAGTGCTGGCGAAGCGCCGCGGCACCGACGGGATCTCGTTGACCATCAGCGCAGTCGCAGGCGAGACGACCACGCACGGTCTCGTGCGGGTCGCGGGTATGATCAATTCCCGGCCCGACTGGATCCTCTTCCTCGTCGGTACGAATGACGCCCGCACGCAGGGCCCGCGCCCCACCAAGACACTCGTCCATCATGAGGAGACCGCGCGCAACATTGCCGAGCTGCGTCAGCGCGTTTCCGGAGAGACCACGGCGAACTGCGTCTGGATTACGCCGCCCGCGGTCAATGAAGCGCAGGTGGCGGCGCATCCAGGCCTGGCCAGGTTCGGGGTTTGGTTCCGCAACGAAGACCTGGAGCGAGTGGCCAAGATCGTCCGCGAGAGCGACGGGGCGGTTGTCGACGCCCACTCAACGCTGGGGAGCCCGCCGCACTTTGACCTGCTGGTGGGCGACGGTCTGCATTTCACTCTGGCGGGCCAGAAGCGAATGGCACTCGAGGTGATCCGTGGCTGGAGCAGGCTCAAGTGA
- a CDS encoding TetR/AcrR family transcriptional regulator has translation MTTLERTFTRREPKQQRSRQTVDAVLEAVQLVVKRHGTRAITTNRIAEAAGVSVGSLYQYFPDKRAIFTALHDRHVDDVRQVIGQTTAACASAPLEEFTRELVRGLVNVHAEAGELHEIVSSAVPEGALGFKNALHHTFGRVLSQTDQNRYSPDQTQRMLFVLPSMVESLVHGTVHPARALSRDGAMSETIRTVLVYVNSF, from the coding sequence ATGACCACGCTCGAAAGAACCTTTACGCGGCGCGAGCCGAAGCAGCAACGCTCGCGGCAGACCGTGGACGCCGTGCTCGAGGCGGTCCAACTCGTGGTGAAACGCCACGGGACCCGGGCCATTACCACGAACCGCATCGCGGAGGCCGCCGGCGTCAGCGTCGGGTCGCTGTATCAGTACTTCCCCGACAAGCGCGCAATCTTCACCGCCCTTCATGACCGGCACGTCGACGATGTACGGCAGGTCATCGGGCAGACGACTGCTGCCTGCGCCTCGGCTCCGCTGGAGGAATTCACGCGCGAGCTCGTCCGCGGTCTGGTGAATGTGCACGCAGAAGCTGGCGAACTGCACGAGATTGTTTCGTCCGCTGTTCCGGAGGGCGCTCTCGGCTTCAAGAACGCGCTGCATCACACCTTCGGGCGGGTGCTGTCACAAACCGACCAGAATCGATACAGCCCCGACCAGACGCAGCGAATGCTTTTTGTCCTTCCGAGCATGGTGGAATCGCTCGTGCACGGGACGGTCCACCCGGCGCGCGCGCTATCGCGTGATGGCGCCATGAGCGAGACGATCCGTACCGTGCTGGTCTACGTGAATTCTTTTTAG
- a CDS encoding oxidoreductase: MSAWTTHDIPPQQGRKAVITGATGGLGYETALALAKAGADVLMTGRNEAKGRDALARVRAAVPGAAVRYAHLDLADLASVEAFADRLAGDWNAIDLLVNNAGVMTPPTRHETIDGFELQFGTNYLGHFALTGRLLPMLRKGRQTRVVNLSSGAHRIQAAIHFDDLQWQKRYRPWAAYAQSKLAMILFAFELQRRSDAKDWGLLSNAAHPGYALTDLQTSGPRLGRAGGSSPFDWLGVLLAPVISQSAAEGALPTLFAATAPDAKPGGYYGPQGLFEMKGAVGEARIGKRAQDNAVAARLWDVSQDLTGVRWPGGA; encoded by the coding sequence ATGAGCGCCTGGACAACGCATGACATCCCGCCCCAGCAGGGACGCAAGGCGGTCATCACTGGCGCGACCGGCGGTCTCGGCTACGAGACCGCGCTGGCGCTGGCCAAGGCCGGCGCCGACGTGCTGATGACCGGACGCAACGAAGCCAAGGGCCGGGATGCGCTGGCCCGGGTCCGAGCGGCCGTCCCCGGTGCCGCTGTTCGCTATGCCCATCTCGACCTTGCCGACCTCGCCTCGGTCGAAGCCTTCGCCGATAGGCTCGCCGGCGACTGGAACGCCATCGACCTGCTGGTCAACAATGCCGGCGTGATGACCCCGCCGACCCGCCATGAAACCATCGACGGTTTCGAACTGCAGTTCGGCACCAACTATCTCGGCCACTTCGCCTTGACCGGGCGCCTGCTGCCGATGCTGCGCAAGGGTCGGCAAACGCGCGTCGTCAATCTCAGCAGCGGCGCCCATCGCATCCAGGCGGCGATCCATTTCGATGACCTGCAATGGCAAAAGCGCTACAGGCCCTGGGCCGCCTACGCCCAGTCCAAGCTTGCCATGATCCTGTTTGCCTTCGAACTGCAGCGCCGCAGCGATGCCAAGGACTGGGGCCTGCTGAGCAATGCAGCGCATCCCGGCTACGCCCTCACCGACCTGCAGACCAGCGGCCCGCGCCTCGGCCGCGCAGGCGGGTCATCGCCATTCGATTGGCTTGGCGTGCTGCTGGCGCCGGTTATATCCCAATCTGCCGCCGAGGGTGCGCTGCCGACGTTGTTCGCCGCAACCGCACCCGATGCCAAACCGGGCGGCTATTACGGCCCGCAAGGCCTGTTCGAAATGAAAGGCGCCGTCGGCGAGGCAAGGATCGGCAAGCGCGCGCAAGACAACGCTGTTGCTGCCCGGCTTTGGGATGTCTCGCAGGATTTGACCGGCGTGAGGTGGCCGGGCGGAGCTTGA
- a CDS encoding AI-2E family transporter, producing MASAPQALDDILSAAGPHPRTSLPNVATTVTTVAALYFGREVFLPIAIALLLTFALAPLVSALKRIGIPRIAAVIASVLAAFAALALFSFIVASQVSELAQNIPTYQTNILEKIRSLKETGVGGGFIARLSSVVERVGQEIDKQDATVPAATPDKPPREPVPVEIVSRERPLEVLQNIVGPLISPLGSAGLIIIVVIFMLLEREDLRDRFIRLVGYGDLHRTTEALRDAGKRVGRYLLMQLVVNIVYAIPIAIGLWILGIPNALLWGLLALALRFVPYIGPAIGMLLPLFLALAVAPGWSLVLWTAALFVVMELVTGNVIEPWLYGSRTGLSPLAIIVAAIFWTWLWGPLGLVLSTPLTVCLVVLGRHVPQFEFLDVLFGNEPVLEPHARLYQRLLAGDPDEATDHAEEMLEEKYLVEFYDKVAIPALLLGERDRVRGVMGDLQRRQVAASALALVANLDDDAQEEADEDDAPDVAVEGGDHAEAADEDEVDLPDGTGISVLCAGGRGELDDAAAAMLAQVLHVQGATASKAGFADMEPSSIRGLELGTIDTVVVGFLNRDSVKHARFLVRRLKRAKPALRVGIVFWSETGNDDRQAADKLAHDMNADFVAHGMVDAVTGALSKEQAVALKLVAKRRRPRAAPRKAAAG from the coding sequence ATGGCGTCAGCGCCTCAGGCGCTGGACGATATTCTTTCGGCCGCCGGGCCGCACCCGCGAACCTCATTGCCCAATGTGGCGACCACCGTCACGACGGTGGCGGCGCTGTATTTCGGGCGTGAGGTTTTCCTGCCGATCGCTATCGCGCTGCTTTTGACTTTCGCGCTCGCGCCGCTTGTTTCGGCGCTCAAACGGATCGGCATTCCCCGGATTGCCGCCGTCATCGCCAGCGTGCTCGCGGCTTTCGCGGCCCTTGCCCTGTTCTCCTTCATCGTCGCCTCGCAGGTCAGCGAACTGGCGCAGAACATACCGACCTACCAGACCAACATCCTGGAAAAGATCCGTTCGCTCAAGGAAACCGGGGTCGGGGGCGGATTCATTGCCAGATTGAGCAGCGTGGTCGAGCGTGTCGGCCAGGAGATCGACAAGCAGGACGCCACGGTGCCGGCCGCCACCCCCGACAAGCCGCCGCGCGAGCCGGTGCCGGTCGAGATCGTGTCGCGAGAGAGACCGCTCGAAGTCCTGCAGAACATAGTCGGCCCGCTGATCAGCCCGCTCGGATCGGCAGGGCTGATCATCATCGTCGTCATCTTCATGCTGCTCGAGCGCGAGGATTTGCGCGACCGCTTCATCCGGCTTGTCGGCTACGGCGACCTTCACCGCACCACCGAGGCGCTTCGCGATGCGGGAAAAAGGGTCGGCCGCTACCTCCTCATGCAATTGGTGGTCAACATCGTCTACGCCATACCGATTGCGATCGGGCTGTGGATCCTCGGCATTCCCAATGCGCTGCTGTGGGGGCTGTTGGCGCTGGCGCTGCGTTTTGTCCCCTATATCGGGCCGGCCATCGGCATGCTCTTGCCGCTGTTCCTGGCGCTGGCCGTGGCGCCCGGCTGGTCGCTTGTGCTATGGACAGCCGCCTTGTTCGTGGTGATGGAACTGGTCACTGGCAACGTCATCGAACCCTGGCTTTACGGTTCGCGAACCGGGCTGTCGCCGCTGGCGATCATCGTCGCGGCGATCTTCTGGACATGGCTGTGGGGGCCGCTCGGGCTGGTGCTGTCGACGCCGCTCACCGTCTGCCTGGTGGTGCTGGGCAGGCACGTGCCGCAGTTCGAGTTCCTCGACGTGCTGTTCGGCAACGAGCCTGTGCTGGAACCGCATGCGCGCCTCTATCAGCGGCTTCTGGCCGGCGATCCGGACGAGGCCACCGACCATGCCGAGGAGATGCTGGAAGAAAAATATCTGGTCGAATTTTACGACAAGGTCGCCATTCCGGCGCTTCTGCTGGGCGAGCGCGACCGTGTGCGCGGCGTCATGGGCGACCTGCAAAGACGACAGGTGGCGGCCAGCGCACTCGCGCTGGTGGCCAACCTCGACGACGACGCGCAGGAGGAAGCCGACGAGGACGATGCACCTGATGTGGCCGTAGAAGGCGGCGACCACGCCGAGGCCGCCGACGAGGACGAAGTCGACCTGCCCGACGGCACCGGAATATCGGTGCTTTGCGCCGGCGGGCGAGGCGAACTCGACGATGCCGCCGCCGCGATGTTGGCGCAGGTGCTGCACGTCCAGGGCGCGACCGCGTCGAAGGCAGGCTTTGCCGACATGGAGCCTTCAAGCATCCGCGGCCTTGAGCTCGGAACCATCGACACCGTGGTGGTCGGCTTCCTGAACCGCGATTCCGTCAAGCACGCGCGCTTCCTGGTGCGCCGGCTGAAGCGGGCGAAGCCCGCACTGCGGGTGGGTATCGTGTTCTGGTCGGAGACCGGCAACGACGACAGGCAAGCGGCTGACAAGCTGGCCCATGACATGAACGCCGACTTCGTCGCGCATGGCATGGTCGACGCCGTGACGGGCGCGCTGTCGAAGGAGCAGGCGGTGGCGTTGAAGCTTGTTGCAAAACGGCGCCGGCCAAGGGCTGCGCCGAGGAAGGCAGCGGCGGGTTAG
- a CDS encoding TetR/AcrR family transcriptional regulator, with protein MARPLSEEKRDAILASATALVATLGTGAATAKIARDAGLSEGTLFNYFASKDELLNQLYLEIKTDLGKALLTSYPATASVRERNRHVWDNFIDWGAKFPMKHKAMRQLGVSERITEQSKQQGNAAFADISGMIEESLADGALKGCSMTFAGGIFEALAETTLEFIARDPQRREHYKQAGFGFFWNGISK; from the coding sequence ATGGCCCGTCCCCTTAGCGAAGAAAAGCGCGACGCAATCCTGGCATCGGCCACCGCCCTGGTGGCGACGCTTGGCACGGGCGCGGCCACGGCAAAGATCGCCCGGGATGCCGGCCTCTCCGAAGGCACGCTCTTCAACTATTTCGCCAGCAAGGATGAGCTGCTCAACCAGCTCTATCTCGAGATCAAGACCGATCTCGGCAAAGCCCTGCTGACATCCTATCCCGCGACAGCCAGCGTGCGCGAGCGCAACCGCCATGTCTGGGACAATTTCATCGACTGGGGCGCGAAATTCCCGATGAAGCACAAGGCCATGCGCCAGCTCGGCGTCTCCGAGCGGATTACCGAACAAAGCAAGCAGCAGGGCAACGCCGCGTTCGCCGACATTAGCGGGATGATCGAGGAAAGCCTTGCCGACGGCGCGCTGAAGGGCTGCTCGATGACCTTTGCCGGCGGCATTTTCGAGGCGCTGGCGGAGACGACGCTCGAATTCATCGCCCGCGACCCGCAACGACGCGAGCACTATAAGCAGGCCGGCTTTGGCTTCTTCTGGAACGGTATCTCGAAGTAA
- a CDS encoding D-alanine--D-alanine ligase family protein — translation MTEKTRVAILYGGRSAEHDVSRLSAANVLIAIDRTRYEVVPIAITRDGRWLLQKSSEAGGDGAGAPVSGDGIEVALLPGGKGRLVAVTRGGQQPDPVDVVFPVLHGPFGEDGSVQGYAEVADVAYVGCGILASAAAMDKDAAKRLMREAGLAVARSVTLRRGEPVAFEDIAARLGLPVFVKPARQGSSFGVSKAADSAGFATAVEAAFRHDSKLLVEEFVAGREIECSVLERGDGSLTVSPPGEIIPAGKHGFYTYEAKYLDADGAVVKVPADVPAEIVSETKAMATQAFRALGCEAMARVDFFLRADGSLLVNEVNTLPGFTDISMYAKALAAIGIGYSQVIDVLIEHALARYGAR, via the coding sequence ATGACTGAAAAAACAAGGGTAGCCATCCTCTATGGCGGGCGCTCGGCCGAGCATGACGTGTCGCGGCTGTCGGCCGCCAATGTGCTTATAGCGATCGACCGGACGCGCTATGAGGTGGTGCCGATCGCCATCACCAGGGATGGCAGATGGCTGCTGCAAAAGTCGTCCGAGGCTGGCGGCGACGGGGCAGGGGCGCCGGTATCCGGAGATGGCATCGAGGTCGCCTTGCTGCCCGGCGGCAAGGGCCGGCTGGTGGCTGTCACCAGGGGTGGCCAACAGCCTGACCCCGTCGATGTCGTCTTTCCCGTGCTGCACGGGCCGTTCGGCGAGGACGGTTCGGTGCAGGGCTATGCCGAGGTTGCCGATGTCGCCTATGTCGGCTGCGGCATCCTGGCGTCGGCCGCCGCCATGGACAAGGATGCGGCCAAGCGGCTGATGCGCGAGGCCGGCCTTGCCGTTGCCCGCTCGGTCACCTTGCGACGCGGCGAGCCCGTTGCCTTCGAGGATATCGCGGCACGGCTCGGCCTGCCGGTCTTCGTCAAGCCGGCGCGCCAGGGTTCGTCCTTCGGGGTCAGCAAGGCTGCCGACAGCGCCGGTTTCGCCACAGCCGTCGAGGCGGCGTTCCGGCACGACAGCAAGTTGCTGGTGGAGGAATTCGTCGCCGGCCGCGAGATCGAGTGCTCGGTGCTGGAGCGGGGTGATGGCTCGCTGACGGTGTCGCCGCCCGGGGAGATCATCCCGGCCGGCAAGCATGGTTTCTACACCTATGAGGCGAAGTATCTCGACGCCGACGGTGCCGTGGTCAAAGTGCCCGCCGATGTTCCGGCTGAAATCGTTTCCGAGACCAAGGCGATGGCCACGCAGGCTTTCCGGGCACTCGGCTGCGAGGCCATGGCGCGCGTCGACTTCTTCCTGCGCGCCGACGGTTCGCTGCTGGTCAACGAGGTCAATACGCTGCCCGGCTTCACCGACATTTCCATGTACGCCAAGGCGCTGGCAGCGATCGGCATAGGCTACAGCCAAGTCATCGACGTGCTGATCGAGCACGCACTGGCGAGGTATGGGGCGCGGTGA